A genomic window from Quercus lobata isolate SW786 chromosome 10, ValleyOak3.0 Primary Assembly, whole genome shotgun sequence includes:
- the LOC115965030 gene encoding uncharacterized protein LOC115965030, producing MNPRKCAFGVTSGKFLGFIVRHHGIEIDQSKIEAIQKMPEPKNLRELRGLQGKLAYIRRFISNLAGRCQPFNRLMKKDVHFEWDEACSNAFARIKTYLLNPPVLGAPIP from the coding sequence ATGAACCCCCGCAAATGCGCTTTTGGCGTAACATCTGGAAAATTTCTTGGTTTCATTGTGAGGCACCACGGTATTGAAATTGACCAGTCCAAAATTGAAGCTATCCAGAAAATGCCAGAGCCCAAGAATCTACGAGAACTTAGAGGCTTGCAGGGAAAACTGGCCTACATACGACGATTTATCTCGAATTTGGCCGGTCGATGTCAACCTTTCAATAGATTGATGAAAAAGGATGTGCACTTTGAATGGGATGAGGCTTGCagcaatgcttttgcacgcatCAAAACATACTTACTTAATCCTCCAGTTTTAGGTGCTCCTATCCCATGA
- the LOC115965029 gene encoding uncharacterized protein LOC115965029: MCLALFFAIDKLEHYMQAYIVRLIAKADPIKYVLSRPVVSGRIARWAVLLQQYDLAYIPQKAVKGQALVDFLADHPVPSDWEFSDDFPDEDVFYIEEMPPWMMFFDGAARREGAGAGVVFVSPQRQILLYSFSLSELCSNNVAEYQALIIGLQMAIEMGIAQLEIFGDSKLIINQILEQYDVKKEDLIPYCKYAKKLLANFETTTLEHIPRKENRQADALANLATALALSQEETTKVAISQRWVVPLVVEEEEKEQANIISVCLVEKEDWRQVIIEYLQHGRLPDDKRHKTEIWRRAARFIYYKDTLFRRSFDGLFLRFLGEEEAKQALEEAHSGICGAHQSGPKLHYRIKRMGYYWPTMVQDSMECAKKCEACQYHANFIHQPPKPLHPTVASWPFDAWGLDAIGPLPKSSGGHLYILAAIDYFSKWAEAVPLREVKKETVVNFIRTHLIYRYGVPRYIITDNGKPFYNRLMTELCEKFEFKQYNSSMYNAPANGLTEAFNKKLGSLLKKVVSKTKRDWHERIGEALWAYRTTFRTPTQVAPYSLVYGVEAVLPLERQIPSLRIAIQEGLTGEENAKLRLQELEALDEKGSRPNNALNAIKLVFQVHSIKESNHDHSKLVT; the protein is encoded by the coding sequence ATGTGTCTCGCTCTTTTCTTTGCCATAGacaaactggagcactacatgcAAGCATATATAGTCCGTTTGATAGCAAAGGCTGATCCGATCAAATATGTCCTCTCCAGGCCAGTGGTTTCGGGTCGTATAGCTCGATGGGCAGTCTTGCTACAACAATATGACCTTGCATACATTCCACAAAAAGCTGTCAAAGGACAAGCATTGGTAGATTTCTTAGCTGATCACCCAGTTCCATCTGATTGGGAGTTCTCCGATGATTTCCCGGATGAAGATGTGTTTTACATTGAAGAAATGCCaccatggatgatgtttttcgaTGGGGCTGCACGTCGAGAAGGAGCGGGGGCAGGTGTAGTGTTTGTTTCTCCGCAAAGGCAAATACTTTTGTACTCGTTCTCATTAAGCGAACTTTGCTCTAACAACGTAGCTGAATATCAAGCATTGATTATTGGTCTACAAATGGCCATTGAGATGGGCATAGCGCAGCTTGAGATCTTTGGGGAttccaaattaattattaaccaaatcttggagcaATATGACGTGAAGAAAGAAGACCTTATCCCCTATTGCAAATATGCGAAGAAGTTGCTAGCAAATTTTGAGACCACAACATTGGAGCATATACCGAGGAAAGAGAATAGACAGGCCGATGCTTTAGCTAATTTGGCTACTGCCTTAGCATTATCCCAAGAAGAGACAACCAAAGTCGCTATTTCCCAAAGGTGGGTGGTACCTCtcgtggttgaagaagaagaaaaagagcaAGCCAACATCATTTCTGTATGCCTTGTCGAAAAAGAAGATTGGCGACAAGTGATCATTGAATACCTTCAACATGGAAGACTCCCAGATGATAAACGCCACAAAACCGAAATTTGGCGGAGGGCTGCTCGATTCATTTACTATAAAGACACTCTCTTCCGCCGTTCATTTGATGGATTGTTTCTCCGTTTCTTAGGAGAGGAGGAGGCTAAACAAGCCTTAGAGGAGGCTCATTCTGGAATATGCGGCGCACACCAGTCAGGTCCTAAGTTACATTATAGGATCAAACGAATGGGTTACTATTGGCCCACAATGGTGCAAGATTCTATGGAATGCGCTAAGAAGTGCGAAGCCTGTCAATATCACGCGAACTTCATCCATCAGCCGCCAAAACCTCTACACCCAACTGTAGCTTCTTggccttttgatgcatggggACTTGATGCGATAGGGCCATTACCAAAGTCATCCGGTGGCCACTTGTACATCTTGGCCGCAATTGACTACTTCTCGAAATGGGCAGAAGCTGTACCCCTTAgggaagtgaagaaagaaacgGTGGTCAATTTCATTCGAACTCACTTGATCTATCGGTATGGTGTCCCTCGATATATCATAACTGATAATGGCAAACCATTCTACAATAGGCTGATGACAGAGCTATGTgagaagtttgaatttaaacaatacaaTTCCTCCATGTACAATGCCCCGGCAAATGGACTAACTGAAGCGTTTAACAAAAAACTTGGcagtttgttgaaaaaagtggtaTCCAAGACAAAGCGAGACTGGCATGAAAGAATCGGAGAAGCATTATGGGCATATCGAACAACATTTCGAACGCCTACTCAAGTAGCGCCATATTCTCTTGTCTACGGAGTTGAAGCCGTTCTTCCTTTAGAACGCCAAATCCCATCATTACGGATTGCCATTCAAGAAGGATTGACTGGAGAAGAAAATGCCAAGCTCAGGTTGCAAGAATTAGAGGCACTTGATGAAAAAGGCTCGAGGCCCAACAACGCCTTGAATGCTATCAAGCTCGTCTTTCAAGTGCATTCAATAAAAGAGTCAAACCACGATCATTCCAAGTTGGTGACTTAG